The following proteins come from a genomic window of Micromonospora zamorensis:
- a CDS encoding alkaline phosphatase D family protein: MPAAHLLIGPLLRRVVDTRATVWVETAAPAVVTVRTADGATGTAPTFSAYDHHYALVVVEGLTPDSATTYEVVVDDEVVWPVPSSGFPPSVIRTRAADDRDQPVNLIFGSCRETTQHSTTRKLPPDALDAYARRLMADPEANPPPDLLVLLGDQVYADVTSPTVRRLLRRRRRRPKGAPADQVVSFDEYTKLYLESWRDPEIRWLLSTVPSVMIFDDHEIIDDWNTSAAWRAEMREQPWWQERIGSGLASYWVYQHLGNLSPDEIAADPVFAKVAAAEDATGVLRDFGHRVDQESDVAHDTERWRAVQYQWSYALDLGRTRLVMLDNRCSRVLDPGSRAMLPPGEWSWFLDQAHGVYDHLVVGASLPWLLPQGIHHIEAWNEKLADSRRPWVARGAEKLRRALDLEHWAAFRRSFEALAETFTRIGTGTPRQSGARVGAGPAYAPPASISVLSGDVHHSYVARARFGDPAVVTPVHQLTCSPIHNQVPAGIRPLMRLGWSAGPAGATRALARSAGVRRPGVRWRKLAGPYFGNAVATLTHEGRRADVVIEGTTKDGRLRPVMRRRLSAAARPASP, translated from the coding sequence ATGCCCGCCGCACACCTCCTCATCGGCCCACTCCTGCGGCGAGTGGTGGACACCCGAGCGACCGTCTGGGTGGAGACGGCCGCGCCCGCCGTGGTCACCGTCCGCACCGCCGACGGCGCCACCGGCACCGCGCCCACCTTCTCGGCGTACGACCACCACTACGCCCTCGTGGTGGTGGAGGGGCTCACCCCGGACAGCGCGACCACCTACGAGGTGGTCGTCGACGACGAGGTGGTCTGGCCGGTGCCGAGCAGCGGCTTCCCGCCGAGCGTGATCCGCACCCGGGCCGCCGACGACCGGGACCAGCCGGTCAACCTGATCTTCGGCTCGTGCCGCGAGACCACCCAGCACTCCACGACCCGCAAGCTGCCACCGGACGCGCTGGACGCGTACGCCCGACGGTTGATGGCCGACCCGGAGGCGAACCCGCCGCCGGACCTGCTGGTGCTGCTCGGTGACCAGGTCTACGCCGACGTCACCTCGCCCACGGTGCGCCGGCTGCTGCGTCGGCGCCGGCGGCGTCCGAAGGGCGCCCCGGCCGACCAGGTGGTGAGCTTCGACGAGTACACGAAGCTCTACCTGGAGTCCTGGCGTGACCCGGAGATCCGTTGGCTGCTCTCCACCGTGCCGAGCGTGATGATCTTCGACGATCACGAGATCATCGACGACTGGAACACCTCGGCGGCGTGGCGTGCCGAGATGCGCGAGCAGCCGTGGTGGCAGGAGCGGATCGGCAGCGGGCTCGCCTCCTACTGGGTCTACCAGCACCTCGGCAACCTCTCCCCGGACGAGATCGCCGCCGACCCGGTCTTCGCGAAGGTCGCCGCCGCCGAGGACGCCACCGGGGTGCTGCGCGATTTCGGGCACCGGGTCGACCAGGAGTCGGACGTGGCGCACGACACCGAGCGCTGGCGCGCGGTGCAGTACCAGTGGAGTTACGCACTGGACCTGGGCCGGACCCGGCTGGTCATGCTCGACAACAGGTGCAGCCGGGTGCTCGACCCGGGCAGCCGGGCGATGCTGCCGCCGGGCGAGTGGTCCTGGTTCCTCGACCAGGCGCACGGGGTCTACGACCACCTGGTGGTCGGCGCCTCGCTGCCCTGGCTGCTGCCGCAGGGCATCCACCACATCGAGGCGTGGAACGAGAAGTTGGCGGACTCGCGTCGCCCCTGGGTGGCCCGCGGGGCGGAGAAGCTGCGCCGCGCACTGGACCTGGAGCACTGGGCGGCGTTCCGGCGTTCCTTCGAGGCGCTGGCGGAGACCTTCACCCGCATCGGCACCGGCACCCCCCGGCAGTCCGGCGCGCGGGTCGGCGCCGGTCCGGCGTACGCCCCGCCGGCGTCGATCAGCGTGCTCTCCGGGGACGTGCACCACTCGTACGTGGCCCGGGCCCGGTTCGGCGATCCGGCGGTGGTCACACCCGTGCACCAGCTCACCTGCTCACCGATCCACAACCAGGTGCCGGCCGGCATCCGTCCGCTGATGCGGCTCGGTTGGTCGGCCGGTCCGGCCGGTGCCACCCGGGCGCTGGCTCGCTCCGCGGGTGTCCGACGGCCGGGGGTGCGGTGGCGCAAGTTGGCCGGTCCCTACTTCGGCAACGCGGTTGCGACCCTGACGCATGAGGGGCGCAGGGCTGACGTGGTGATCGAGGGCACCACGAAGGACGGCCGCCTACGCCCCGTGATGCGGCGCCGACTCTCGGCCGCCGCACGGCCGGCCTCGCCGTAG
- a CDS encoding MarR family winged helix-turn-helix transcriptional regulator, producing MDEHLPEPIRAVEHELTALLRRGRAVSWEIAREVHPNLEPNTYGLLLWLRRSGSIRLTELAARLGVGKGTLSRQINALEVLGLVYRDPDPSDRRAAQITFTEEGQRRFDAARSARVGELLRTLNDWPARDVEEFARLLGRFNDSWQ from the coding sequence GTGGACGAGCACCTGCCAGAACCGATCCGGGCGGTCGAGCACGAGTTGACCGCCCTGCTGCGCCGTGGGCGGGCGGTTTCCTGGGAGATCGCCCGCGAGGTGCATCCGAACCTGGAGCCGAACACCTACGGGCTGCTGCTCTGGTTGCGGCGCAGTGGGTCGATCCGGTTGACCGAGTTGGCGGCGCGGCTTGGTGTGGGCAAGGGAACGCTGAGCCGGCAGATCAACGCCTTGGAGGTCCTCGGCCTGGTCTACCGCGACCCCGACCCGAGTGACCGACGGGCCGCGCAGATCACGTTCACCGAGGAGGGCCAGCGCCGGTTCGACGCAGCCCGGTCTGCGCGGGTGGGAGAGTTGCTGCGCACGCTGAACGACTGGCCGGCCCGGGACGTCGAGGAGTTCGCCCGGCTGTTGGGCCGGTTCAACGACTCCTGGCAGTAG
- the ftsY gene encoding signal recognition particle-docking protein FtsY, with the protein MAEYLVLALVLLGVLIAGTVGLVVPRLRRRPEPPLPHTEVDTRAEEDLAGPPVEAPESELSTGVLVEPPPVIEAPAPVEVPEPTAGRLVRLRSRLSRSQNVFGKGLLGLLARDHLDEDVWEEIEDSLITADVGVDATRDIVDRLRERTRVLGTRSASELRALLAAELVNALDPSLDRSLRTAPKDGVPAVVLVVGVNGAGKTTTCGKIARVLVADGRTVLLGAADTFRAAAADQLETWGSRVGAETVRGPEAADPASVAFDAVKRGIDTGVDTVLIDTAGRLQNKVGLMDELGKVKRVVEKQGPIDETLLILDATTGQNGLEQARVFTEVVNVTGVVLTKLDGTAKGGIVIAVQRKLGIPVKLVGLGEGKDDLAPFDPAQFVDALLGTEATGRDA; encoded by the coding sequence ATGGCCGAATATCTCGTCCTCGCTCTGGTCCTGCTCGGTGTGCTGATCGCCGGCACAGTAGGGCTGGTCGTGCCGCGCCTGCGGCGTCGGCCCGAGCCCCCGCTGCCGCACACCGAGGTCGACACCAGGGCCGAGGAAGATCTCGCCGGCCCGCCGGTCGAGGCTCCGGAGTCCGAACTGTCCACCGGCGTCCTGGTCGAGCCGCCGCCGGTCATCGAGGCGCCCGCACCGGTGGAGGTGCCCGAGCCGACCGCCGGGCGGCTGGTCCGGCTCCGCTCGCGACTGTCCCGCTCGCAGAACGTCTTCGGCAAGGGCCTGCTCGGCCTGCTCGCCCGCGACCACCTCGACGAGGACGTCTGGGAGGAGATCGAGGACAGCCTGATCACCGCCGACGTCGGCGTCGACGCCACCCGCGACATCGTCGACCGGCTTCGTGAGCGCACCCGGGTGCTCGGCACCCGTTCGGCGTCCGAGCTGCGGGCACTGCTCGCCGCCGAGCTGGTCAACGCGCTCGACCCGAGCCTGGACCGCTCGTTGCGGACCGCCCCGAAGGACGGCGTGCCGGCGGTGGTCCTCGTCGTCGGCGTCAACGGCGCCGGCAAGACCACCACCTGCGGCAAGATCGCCCGGGTGCTGGTCGCCGACGGCCGTACCGTGCTGCTCGGCGCCGCGGACACCTTCCGGGCCGCCGCCGCCGACCAGCTGGAGACCTGGGGCTCCCGCGTCGGCGCGGAGACCGTCCGGGGGCCCGAGGCCGCCGACCCGGCCAGTGTCGCCTTCGACGCGGTCAAGCGCGGCATCGACACCGGCGTGGACACCGTGCTCATCGACACCGCCGGCCGCCTGCAGAACAAGGTCGGCCTGATGGACGAGCTGGGCAAGGTCAAGCGCGTGGTGGAGAAGCAGGGCCCGATCGACGAGACACTGCTCATCCTGGACGCCACCACCGGCCAGAACGGCCTGGAGCAGGCCCGGGTCTTCACCGAGGTGGTCAACGTGACCGGCGTGGTGCTGACCAAGCTCGACGGCACCGCCAAGGGCGGCATCGTGATCGCCGTGCAGCGCAAGCTCGGCATCCCCGTGAAGCTGGTCGGCCTCGGTGAGGGCAAGGACGACCTGGCCCCGTTCGACCCGGCGCAGTTCGTCGACGCGTTGCTGGGGACCGAGGCCACCGGACGGGACGCGTAG